A window of the Marinitoga litoralis genome harbors these coding sequences:
- a CDS encoding MBL fold metallo-hydrolase, with protein sequence MQFHEITNKVFYISDNTNIGVIKLNDNNDVLIVDSGSDDSKGRRIVKTLKDNGFQVKYIINTHMHADHIGGNHYIQKHFPEVRIFAFRSEISMLENPIYMPYFLYSGAYPIKDLRNKFLLAKSSKVTDIIDETTINIENNLIKLIPLDGHTEFQKGISFDDVLFCGDALISEELLEKHKIPVNVNIKNAKNTLLFLSESNYSYYIPSHGKLLENISDLANANLSRIIEIENKIIDYLIKEHSTEDLITYILHSYGLEIDNATLYYLYNTTIMAFLSYLKDEKKVELFFNNNKLLWKAII encoded by the coding sequence ATGCAATTTCATGAAATTACAAATAAAGTATTTTATATTAGCGATAACACAAATATAGGAGTTATTAAACTTAATGACAATAATGATGTATTGATTGTAGATAGTGGAAGTGATGATTCAAAAGGAAGAAGAATAGTAAAAACTTTAAAAGATAACGGATTTCAGGTTAAATATATTATCAATACTCATATGCATGCAGATCATATTGGAGGTAATCACTATATCCAAAAACATTTTCCTGAAGTAAGAATTTTTGCTTTCAGATCTGAAATAAGTATGTTAGAAAACCCTATTTATATGCCATATTTTTTATATTCTGGCGCATATCCTATAAAAGATCTAAGAAATAAATTTTTACTCGCAAAATCTTCTAAAGTCACTGATATCATAGATGAAACTACAATTAATATAGAAAACAATTTAATAAAATTAATACCATTAGATGGTCATACAGAATTTCAAAAAGGAATATCATTTGATGATGTATTGTTTTGCGGAGATGCTTTAATTTCAGAAGAATTACTTGAAAAACATAAAATACCTGTGAATGTAAATATAAAAAATGCTAAGAACACATTATTATTTCTCAGTGAATCAAATTATTCATATTATATCCCTTCACATGGGAAATTATTAGAAAATATATCAGATTTAGCAAATGCTAATCTTAGTAGAATTATAGAAATTGAAAATAAAATTATTGATTATCTAATTAAAGAACATTCTACTGAAGATTTAATAACATATATATTACATTCATATGGTTTAGAAATTGATAATGCCACATTATATTATTTGTATAATACTACTATAATGGCCTTTTTAAGTTATTTAAAAGATGAAAAAAAGGTGGAGTTATTTTTTAATAACAATAAGTTACTATGGAAAGCTATAATATAA